One Plasmodium vivax chromosome 13, whole genome shotgun sequence genomic region harbors:
- a CDS encoding hypothetical protein, conserved (encoded by transcript PVX_086310A) has protein sequence MTDYWVSTKKHYCETCNCWLSGHRVNIKNHEKSARHIENLKKVISESFKRKEQETKEKEFLERELKKLENVERKVLSDLNKNGTSPHRSGDISLNVSNAHSKSRSGNQSSSNNEGVNTSSTSPSSNPASRKNKKWVPMIHEDTRSLVFFNRLKNEIVHEKPKDFFEDFPEHESFVEQNGWYKYFDYNSNSFYYFNIYSSKSVWEYSLSRINSLMDFINRCEQAAQKNISSGNPAEVASLSMHAGPVASQHHLHLGGPPYYVNYSQMFTPQSYSVYATNNPLSNPAGTAPQMVESTKEGMIQQSSDNGDGNIPVCDGSRVHSSTHYGKVHDASPAKLADRVGENGGRIAKETDAQEGSNAMEEGNPKENPPYEMSERGFKESSTHFEGKKKKANISLSFKKAEGVGTPPHGRKENEKSNMGGGDQLVESSTAQQDESAKPGMWEVVENNDVETISNEHIEQIFYNVKSKEEIEKEKIAQLEEDIRYEYSEYNEFYIKKKELENEEIYLNQEFKFVDKPIYKKAIDKNRDKKVDFAKRSIKGMKNKKKIS, from the coding sequence ATGACGGATTACTGGGTGAGCACAAAGAAGCACTACTGCGAAACGTGCAACTGTTGGCTGTCTGGGCACAGGGTTAACATAAAGAATCATGAAAAGAGCGCGAGGCATATCGAGAATTTAAAGAAAGTGATCAGCGAATCGTTTAAGAGGAAGGAACAGGAAACGAAAGAGAAAGAGTTCCTCGAAAGGgagctaaaaaaattagaaaatgtGGAAAGGAAAGTGCTGTCTgatttgaataaaaatgggACATCCCCTCATCGAAGCGGCGACATCAGTTTGAATGTTTCGAATGCGCACTCCAAGAGTAGAAGTGGCAATCAGAGCAGCAGCAATAATGAGGGGGTTAACACAAGTAGTACCTCCCCTAGTAGCAACCCAGCTAGCcgcaaaaacaaaaagtggGTTCCAATGATACATGAAGATACTCGTTCTTTAGTATTCTTCAATAGActgaaaaacgaaattgtgcACGAAAAGCCAAAAGATTTTTTCGAAGATTTCCCCGAACATGAATCATTTGTGGAGCAAAATGGATGGTACAAATACTTTGATTATAACTCCAACAGTTTTTACTACTTCAATATTTACAGCTCGAAAAGTGTGTGGGAGTATTCACTCAGCAGGATAAATAGCTTGATGGATTTTATCAATCGATGTGAACAGGCTGCacagaaaaatataagttcTGGTAATCCCGCAGAAGTTGCAAGTCTGAGTATGCATGCGGGCCCCGTGGCCAGTCAGCATCATCTCCATTTGGGTGGACCCCCCTACTACGTGAATTACTCGCAAATGTTCACCCCGCAGAGTTACAGTGTATATGCTACGAACAATCCGTTAAGCAATCCGGCAGGGACCGCGCCGCAGATGGTTGAAAGTACAAAAGAGGGGATGATTCAACAGAGCAGTGACAACGGCGATGGTAATATTCCTGTGTGTGATGGGAGTCGTGTGCACAGTAGTACCCATTATGGTAAAGTACACGATGCATCTCCAGCGAAGTTGGCCGATCGGGTTGGTGAAAATGGAGGAAGAATCGCAAAAGAAACGGACGCCCAAGAAGGAAGCAATGCAATGGAGGAAGGAAATCCAAAGGAGAATCCCCCATATGAAATGAGCGAAAGGGGATTTAAAGAGAGTAGTACACATTttgaagggaagaaaaaaaaggcgaacatTTCTTTATCGTTTAAGAAGGCAGAAGGTGTAGGTACACCTCCGCATGGCAGGAAagagaatgaaaaaagtaacatggggggaggggaccAACTTGTGGAAAGCAGTACCGCTCAACAGGACGAGAGTGCCAAACCTGGCATGTGGGAAGTGGTGGAGAATAATGATGTAGAGACAATTTCAAATGAGCATatagaacaaattttttacaacgtCAAATCGAAGGaggaaattgaaaaggaaaaaattgcacagcTAGAGGAAGATATTCGCTACGAATATTCTGAATATaatgaattttatataaaaaaaaaagaattagaaaatgaggaaatatatttaaaccAGGAATTCAAATTCGTGGACAAGCCTATATATAAGAAAGCCATTGATAAGAATCGTGACAAGAAGGTGGACTTTGCCAAGCGCAGCATTAAGGGaatgaagaataaaaaaaaaatctcataG
- a CDS encoding proteosome subunit, putative (encoded by transcript PVX_086315A): protein MEGFEEIENAYKEIEGEIIKTVEGLCGGNYLQIKDEVIMPHMSESLINKIILLNRHINDKSNEEEFEKKVTNEKVMQINDKLIYLVCDYYINKKEIDNLINFTSSNENYFNVLPQAKTAKLIRNIVEKISKKIRNVSMLYIIFKKYMNWAYEKKRNFLRCRIEVKIIILFILKQKYKTALSLIERLLKEVKKVDDKTLLLELYIVETKIYMLLKNSTKMKASLTFAKNIANTINTAIYINSEIDLLSGILFIYEKDYRSAYIYLYECYETLYTYIYNSHNNTLDFLSKKNNDFYAVIIHNIINTSTISSQNKTKSISQISPFLLSFYTFYEYYDSSNSILNLDEMNICSGNANLIYSDVICTISSSYQELEEEKVFCITNPIELNYEMMKNLTLDNYGNLIEAKASTNILDNSIFIFPEDSSICGNFGLNLNIENLKIIVPLKYMLLCKILEENNRKDINNILCEHNKLNYIPNKEIQILLDISKCYENRSLDVFENIIKINIFLINVDKVIYNYLKELYELLLEKNILKIIEAYSCIDLNYIGQKLNLDLNKIISKLSEMILDKKLNATLDQNVGILILYEDMPETKMYQNVLEIINNLTESVDILYQKAQLTV, encoded by the coding sequence ATGGAAGGCTTCGAAGAGATCGAGAACGCGTACAAGGAGATAGAGGGCGAGATCATCAAGACAGTGGAGGGGCTGTGCGGAGGCAATTACCTCCAAATCAAGGACGAAGTGATCATGCCGCACATGAGCGAAAGTCTAATCAACAAGATTATCCTGTTGAACAGACACATCAACGATAAGAGCAACGAAGAGGAATTCGAGAAGAAGGTGACGAACGAAAAGGTGATGCAAATAAATGACAAGTTGATATATCTAGTGTGCGATTACTACATTAATAAGAAGGAGATTGACAATTTAATTAACTTTACGTCGAGTAAtgagaattattttaatgtgTTGCCTCAAGCGAAAACAGCCAAGTTGATAAGGAACATCGTGGAAAAGATATCAAAAAAGATTAGGAACGTGAGTATGctgtatataatatttaaaaagtacatGAATTGGGCatatgaaaagaaaaggaattttttaagaTGCCGGATAGaggtaaaaataatcattttgtttatccTAAAGCAGAAGTACAAAACGGCGCTGAGTTTAATCGAGCGGTTGTTGAAGGAGGTGAAAAAGGTGGACGACAAAACGTTGTTACTCGAACTGTACATCGTGGAGACCAAAATTTACATGCTGCTGAAGAATTCCACCAAGATGAAGGCATCGCTCACCTTTGCGAAGAACATTGCCAATACGATAAACACGgccatttatattaatagcGAAATAGACTTGCTCTCGGGGATACTGTTTATATACGAGAAGGATTATAGAAGTGCGTATATTTACTTGTACGAATGCTACGAAACGTTGTACacgtatatttataatagcCACAATAATACGTTAGACTTTCTGAGCAAGAAGAATAACGACTTTTACGCggttattatacataatataattaacacCAGCACGATATCTTcgcaaaataaaacgaagAGTATAAGTCAAATTAGCCCGTTTTTGCTCTCCTTCTACACGTTTTACGAGTACTACGATAGCAGCAATAGCATTCTCAATTTGGACGAAATGAATATCTGCTCGGGTAATGCCAACTTAATATACAGCGATGTGATATGTACCATCAGCTCGAGCTACCAAGAactggaggaagaaaaggtcTTCTGCATTACCAACCCAATTGAGCTAAATTAtgaaatgatgaaaaatttGACATTAGATAATTACGGAAATTTGATAGAAGCCAAAGCGAGCACCAACATATTGGATAACtctatttttatctttccaGAAGATAGCTCCATATGTGGAAATTTCGGCCTAAATTTAAATAtcgaaaatttaaaaattattgtcCCTTTGAAGTACATGCTTCtgtgcaaaattttggaGGAAAACAACAGAAAGGACATCAACAATATTCTGTGTGAACATAATAAGCTAAATTACATCCCAAATAAGGAAATTCAAATTCTGCTGGACATATCAAAATGTTATGAAAACAGGTCACTTGACGTTTTTGAGAATATCatcaaaattaatattttcctcATCAATGTGGATAAAGTGATTTACAACTACTTGAAGGAGCTGTACGAGTTGttgctggaaaaaaatattttaaaaattatcgAAGCGTATAGCTGCATCGACTTGAACTACATCGGCCAGAAACTGAACCTTGATTTGAACAAAATCATCTCCAAGCTATCCGAAATGATCCTGGATAAGAAGCTGAATGCCACGCTGGACCAGAACGTCGGGATTTTGATTCTCTACGAGGACATGCCCGAGACGAAGATGTACCAGAACGTCCTGGAAATCATAAACAACTTGACCGAGTCGGTGGACATACTCTACCAGAAGGCGCAGCTCACGGTGTAG
- a CDS encoding hypothetical protein, conserved (encoded by transcript PVX_086320A) codes for MASGLFNITRRNLAGNHIYLGKWHDYNQWKYIAPSNLLNIIKPVEKTKVISPLAHKGEGDMFTYLNGTYHGKIITMNDLNSGSSKTSKMRGSAFHGPERTDVFRLILFNRLKQKHPQRIVPDAEHLKDANKVEVSIVWFLWSFVLFYCTMCMYGSNYIIKNKSTSFPWMPKRTDGSKGEGPMFWYLE; via the coding sequence ATGGCGTCGGGCCTTTTCAACATAACAAGAAGGAACCTAGCAGGAAATCACATCTACTTAGGAAAATGGCATGACTACAACCAGTGGAAATATATCGCACCATCGAATTTgctaaatattataaaaccAGTGGAAAAAACCAAAGTGATCAGCCCACTTGCCCATAAAGGTGAAGGTGATATGTTTACATACCTAAATGGTACCTAtcatggaaaaataataaccatGAATGATTTAAACTCGGGTAGTTCCAAAACGAGTAAGATGAGAGGAAGTGCCTTCCACGGCCCTGAACGAACGGATGTCTTTcgattaattttgtttaacaGGTTAAAGCAAAAACACCCGCAGAGAATCGTCCCAGACGCGGAACACCTCAAAGATGCCAACAAAGTGGAGGTATCAATTGTCTGGTTTTTATGGTccttcgttttattttactgcACCATGTGCATGTACGGAAGTAATTACATAATAAAGAACAAGTCCACTTCCTTCCCCTGGATGCCCAAAAGGACAGATGGCTCCAAGGGAGAAGGACCCATGTTCTGGTACCTCGAGTAG